Genomic DNA from Salvia miltiorrhiza cultivar Shanhuang (shh) chromosome 1, IMPLAD_Smil_shh, whole genome shotgun sequence:
TCAAACCTCTAAAGAAGGTTCGTGAAGATGAAGCAAGGGAAATTCTTGAAAGAGTAGCAAAGCAAGTGCAACCTATCATGCGGAAGAGAAAATGGAAAGTGAAGGTCCTCTCTGAATTTTGGTGGGGATGAAGTTTCCTTTATGGATTTGGATGTCTTTTTTCACCTGCGTCATGCTAATACGTATTCTTGATTTGCAGCCCGCCTAATCCATCTCTTTTAGGGCTAAATATAGGAGGAGGAGCCGAGGTCAAGTTGAGACTACGTAGGCCAAACAATGAGTGGGATTTTTTCCCTTATGATCACATTCTTGACACAATGCTGCACGAGCTCTGTCACAATGAACATGGCCCTCACAATGCAGATTTCTACAATCTTTTGGATGAATTAAGAAAGGTTGTTGTGCTGTTTATCTCATTTTTTGGTTATCTTGATATAACCACTGAATGTTCTGAAGCATCAATTTTGTTTCTTCTTGGTTCATATGTTTTCTTTGATCAATAATTCTCATTATAAAATGTCAGTAGTAAATCTCTTTTGCATTGCTTCTCAGTGCGAGAATATCTCAGCTGATCTGACTCAAGTCGAGCATATTCCTTTTACTTATTCTTATCGATTATATATGTAGTATGCTCATCGGTTTCAAGTTCACCGTTTTTGTAGGAATGTGAAGAACTCATGGCCAAAGGCATTACTGGAACTGGGCAAGGATTTGATCTCCCGGGAAAAAGACTGGGTGGATATTCTCGTCAACCTCCTCTATCTTCCCTACGCCAGCAAGCTCTGGTGGCTGCTGAAAAGAGGTCTCGACGTGAAACTCTGTTACCCCACGGTCCTATACGCCTTGGTGGTGATAGTAGCATTAAAGCCGTGCTAAGTCCAGTTCAAGCAGCTGCAATGGCTGCAGAAAGGAGACTACATGACGATTTATGGTGTGGATCCAAATCATCAGAGCACGAGGGGACTTCTGATGATGCAAGAACTACCGGAACATCGGTCGTTGATCCAATATCAATCCAGGACCAGAAAGACGACCCGTCGTGGCAGTGTGACATGTGCACCTTGTTAAATCAGGTAAACCTTGCTTACTATCTCAACGTGAACCTTAGATgttgtttggctaagcttattttaggGAG
This window encodes:
- the LOC130990038 gene encoding DNA-dependent metalloprotease WSS1-like, which translates into the protein MDLNDLNKVWEIKPLKKVREDEAREILERVAKQVQPIMRKRKWKVKVLSEFCPPNPSLLGLNIGGGAEVKLRLRRPNNEWDFFPYDHILDTMLHELCHNEHGPHNADFYNLLDELRKECEELMAKGITGTGQGFDLPGKRLGGYSRQPPLSSLRQQALVAAEKRSRRETLLPHGPIRLGGDSSIKAVLSPVQAAAMAAERRLHDDLWCGSKSSEHEGTSDDARTTGTSVVDPISIQDQKDDPSWQCDMCTLLNQQRALICEACGTPKSKGNGDKKLKVWSCKFCTLHNSTEIERCMACGEWRYSYGPPTSTLGPYQGT